The following proteins are co-located in the Desulfoscipio sp. XC116 genome:
- a CDS encoding AMP-binding protein: protein MSQTHNMVDYEKTYAEFKWEVPEYYNFARDVLDKWAEDPEKLAIWWVDDNDNEVKKTFAELCRRSRQLCNVLAGQGVKKDDVVVVIMPRLLEWWEINIACLRMGAVISPGTTQLTPKDLKYRFDSAEAVCVITDTDNAPKVDEVRSDCPTVKSFILVGGKKEGWTNYEDTVSSAVDQFETANTKSDDNAILYFTSGTTGYPKMTVHTHTSYPMGHMVTGKYWMDLTPNDLHWNLSDTGWAKAAWSSVFGPWNCGAALFVHHSSRFDVKKTLANLEKYPVTTLCGPPTAYRMFVLEDLSKYNFKTLRHAFAAGEPLNPEIIDTWEKYTGLQIRDGYGQTESVCLSASFLCLEVRPGSMGKPMPGFVVEVIDDEGNILPRGKEGDLAVKVKPVRPVGLFKEYWRSPDKTAASHRGDWYTTGDRAIKDEDGYLWFVGRSDDVILASGYRIGPFEVESALLEHPAVAESAVVSSPDEVRGEVVKAFVILVPGYVGSKELVKELQDYVKKVTAPYKYPRKIEFVDSLPKTISGKIRRIELREKEWATIKK, encoded by the coding sequence ATGAGTCAGACACATAATATGGTTGACTACGAAAAAACATACGCTGAATTTAAGTGGGAAGTGCCGGAATACTATAACTTCGCCAGGGACGTGCTGGATAAGTGGGCCGAAGATCCGGAAAAATTGGCCATCTGGTGGGTGGATGATAATGATAACGAGGTAAAGAAAACTTTTGCGGAGCTGTGCCGGAGATCCAGGCAATTGTGTAATGTTCTTGCCGGGCAGGGTGTTAAAAAGGATGATGTTGTCGTAGTAATAATGCCCAGGTTGCTTGAGTGGTGGGAAATAAACATTGCTTGTTTACGGATGGGTGCTGTTATTAGTCCCGGTACCACTCAATTAACCCCCAAAGATTTAAAATACCGTTTTGATTCCGCTGAAGCTGTCTGCGTAATTACTGATACCGATAATGCGCCGAAAGTTGACGAAGTGCGCAGTGATTGCCCTACTGTGAAGAGTTTTATTTTAGTCGGTGGTAAAAAAGAGGGCTGGACTAATTATGAAGACACTGTAAGCAGTGCTGTTGACCAATTTGAAACAGCTAACACCAAAAGTGATGATAACGCCATTTTATACTTTACTTCTGGAACCACCGGGTATCCTAAAATGACTGTGCATACCCATACCAGTTATCCAATGGGCCATATGGTAACGGGAAAATACTGGATGGACTTAACACCAAATGATTTGCATTGGAACTTGTCCGACACGGGTTGGGCCAAGGCAGCCTGGAGTAGTGTATTTGGCCCCTGGAACTGTGGTGCGGCGTTATTCGTACACCATTCCTCAAGGTTTGATGTTAAAAAGACTCTTGCCAATCTGGAAAAATACCCTGTTACTACATTGTGTGGCCCGCCCACGGCTTATCGCATGTTTGTTTTGGAGGACCTTTCCAAATATAATTTTAAAACATTACGCCATGCGTTTGCGGCCGGGGAGCCGTTAAACCCGGAAATTATTGATACCTGGGAAAAATACACTGGTTTACAAATCAGGGACGGTTATGGACAAACTGAAAGCGTATGTTTATCTGCCTCTTTCCTTTGCCTTGAAGTGCGGCCGGGTTCAATGGGTAAGCCAATGCCCGGGTTTGTGGTAGAGGTTATTGATGATGAAGGAAATATTCTTCCTCGAGGTAAAGAAGGGGATCTGGCCGTCAAAGTGAAACCGGTAAGGCCGGTGGGCTTGTTTAAGGAATATTGGAGAAGCCCGGATAAAACTGCCGCATCTCACCGGGGAGACTGGTATACAACGGGTGACCGTGCTATTAAGGATGAAGATGGTTACCTGTGGTTTGTCGGCCGATCAGATGATGTTATCCTTGCTTCCGGTTACCGGATTGGCCCCTTTGAAGTGGAAAGCGCCCTCCTTGAACACCCTGCGGTTGCTGAGTCGGCGGTGGTATCCAGTCCTGACGAAGTACGCGGTGAAGTGGTTAAAGCGTTTGTAATTTTGGTTCCCGGGTATGTCGGTTCGAAGGAACTGGTTAAAGAATTGCAAGATTATGTTAAGAAAGTAACCGCTCCTTATAAATATCCGCGGAAGATTGAGTTTGTGGACAGCCTGCCCAAGACCATCAGCGGTAAAATCAGGCGTATTGAATTGCGTGAAAAAGAATGGGCTACAATTAAAAAATAA
- a CDS encoding NUDIX hydrolase: MSEKIIHQETVFTGKILTVRKDRVYLPDGRTGNREVVGCADAVAVVALTGGDEVLMVKQYRHPVGKELWEIPAGKIEADEHPLQCAQRELEEETGYRAQNWQRVYSFYTSPGFCTEQLHLFVASDLTKYNQKLDQDEFIEVEKKSLPVALDMAVSGEIVDAKTIIGLLAADRYINQ; this comes from the coding sequence ATGTCTGAAAAAATAATTCATCAAGAAACAGTATTTACCGGTAAAATTTTAACAGTGCGCAAGGATCGGGTGTATTTACCCGATGGCCGCACGGGTAACCGTGAAGTGGTCGGTTGCGCCGATGCGGTGGCTGTGGTGGCGTTAACAGGTGGGGATGAAGTGCTTATGGTTAAACAATATCGTCATCCTGTAGGCAAAGAGCTCTGGGAAATACCAGCCGGGAAAATAGAAGCGGATGAACATCCCCTGCAATGCGCTCAAAGAGAATTGGAGGAAGAAACGGGATATCGTGCTCAAAACTGGCAACGGGTATACTCTTTTTATACTTCACCCGGATTTTGCACGGAGCAGTTGCATTTATTTGTGGCCAGCGATTTGACTAAATATAACCAAAAGCTTGACCAGGACGAGTTTATCGAAGTTGAAAAAAAATCACTGCCAGTAGCTCTGGATATGGCTGTCAGTGGTGAAATTGTTGACGCTAAAACCATTATCGGGCTGTTGGCCGCCGACAGATACATAAATCAATAA
- a CDS encoding sigma 54-interacting transcriptional regulator has translation MLDNIKVQEGYSAEKILNTIFENSNEGLLVISEDGVIKQVNLALAETLKTSPDNLIGHKLVDVCKYNGLRRLVKTLQTGEPEIGKISSVEGRNFLADYLPIIINQRIRGALVKLIFLNSDRELPNERGITKKKKPLKSNGFNGMYTVDSIIGNSPQMIDLKETILKVAPRNSNILITGESGTGKELFAQAVHAASLRRSGPFIKINCAAIPDTLLESEFFGYEDGAFTGGKKGGQVGKLELANGGTVFLDEIGDLSFVLQAKLLRFIQEKEIQKLGGVEVKLSDVRVVVATNVNLHHMVKYKKFREDLFYRLNVVNLPIPPLRERKEDIKNLVLHFIEKYNKLFGLKVVCLSSQVENIFQKYSWPGNIRELENTIERAFNVLEGKTIRKEHLPNHLINILDEEPLEHKSYDHEQKDDLSIKLAQGQTLADVMNQAEKMVILQTLMNSKGNKAKAAQMLGISRPGLYKKLMKYNLT, from the coding sequence ATGCTGGACAATATTAAAGTTCAAGAAGGTTATTCAGCCGAAAAAATCCTTAATACAATTTTCGAGAATAGTAATGAAGGTTTGCTGGTGATTAGCGAAGATGGGGTTATTAAGCAAGTTAATCTTGCTTTGGCTGAAACTTTAAAAACATCTCCGGATAACTTGATAGGCCATAAGTTAGTTGATGTATGTAAATATAATGGATTGCGCAGGTTGGTCAAGACATTACAGACCGGTGAGCCTGAGATAGGCAAAATATCCAGTGTGGAGGGGCGCAATTTTCTGGCGGATTACCTGCCCATTATTATAAATCAGCGGATACGGGGAGCACTGGTCAAACTTATTTTTTTAAATTCGGATCGGGAGTTGCCCAATGAAAGGGGTATAACTAAAAAAAAGAAACCATTAAAGTCCAATGGCTTTAATGGGATGTATACGGTGGATAGTATTATTGGCAACAGTCCTCAAATGATAGATCTAAAGGAAACAATATTAAAAGTCGCGCCGCGCAATTCAAATATTTTGATCACCGGTGAAAGCGGCACAGGAAAGGAGCTCTTTGCTCAGGCCGTTCATGCCGCCAGTTTGCGCAGGTCGGGTCCATTTATTAAGATCAACTGTGCGGCTATCCCTGATACTTTACTGGAATCTGAATTCTTTGGCTATGAAGATGGTGCTTTTACAGGCGGCAAAAAAGGCGGTCAGGTGGGTAAATTGGAACTAGCCAATGGCGGTACTGTATTTCTTGATGAAATAGGGGATTTATCCTTTGTGCTGCAGGCCAAATTATTAAGGTTTATACAGGAAAAGGAGATACAGAAACTGGGTGGTGTGGAAGTGAAATTGTCCGATGTCAGGGTGGTGGTGGCTACCAATGTAAATTTGCACCATATGGTTAAGTATAAAAAATTCCGGGAAGACTTATTTTATCGTTTAAATGTGGTTAATCTCCCCATCCCACCCTTGCGGGAAAGGAAAGAAGATATCAAAAATTTAGTACTTCACTTTATTGAAAAGTATAATAAATTATTTGGATTAAAAGTCGTATGTTTATCGTCTCAGGTTGAGAATATATTTCAAAAATATTCTTGGCCGGGTAATATTCGTGAATTGGAAAATACAATTGAACGAGCCTTTAATGTTTTAGAAGGTAAGACAATACGCAAAGAACATTTGCCTAATCATTTGATTAACATATTGGATGAAGAACCTTTAGAGCACAAAAGCTATGATCACGAACAAAAAGATGATCTTTCAATAAAACTGGCCCAGGGTCAGACCCTGGCTGACGTAATGAATCAGGCCGAAAAAATGGTGATTTTGCAAACGTTGATGAATAGTAAGGGTAATAAGGCCAAAGCAGCGCAGATGCTGGGTATATCCAGGCCGGGTTTATATAAAAAATTGATGAAATATAATTTAACGTAA
- a CDS encoding septum site-determining protein MinC → MPKEAINIKGTKHGLIILLDPSRDFEDIKTGLKNKMESSSGFFSGAKFTLYHEKTLIPAEKNELESICKAYGLIPNPETQWPPFQRKGQGKPEIPVNNTRAAHHPMPGEAALLVKHTLRSGQMISHNGHVTVVGNIHPGAKVSAAGNIIVMGTCSGFAHAGKSGNRQAYIIALQIKNGHLRIADQILYPGPEQSLSGPVIANISNEKIILTDYVGIGEFKQSVPEYV, encoded by the coding sequence TTGCCAAAGGAAGCAATTAATATAAAAGGAACTAAACATGGTCTTATTATTTTACTTGATCCAAGTCGAGATTTTGAAGATATTAAAACCGGTTTAAAAAATAAAATGGAATCTTCCAGCGGTTTTTTTTCCGGTGCAAAGTTTACGCTATACCATGAAAAAACACTTATTCCCGCGGAAAAAAACGAGTTGGAGTCTATCTGCAAGGCTTACGGTTTGATTCCCAACCCGGAAACCCAGTGGCCGCCATTTCAGCGTAAAGGTCAAGGCAAACCGGAAATACCGGTTAATAATACCCGGGCTGCTCATCATCCTATGCCCGGTGAGGCCGCTTTACTGGTAAAACATACCTTGCGTTCCGGACAAATGATCAGCCACAACGGACATGTAACGGTTGTAGGCAACATTCACCCGGGGGCCAAGGTGTCAGCAGCGGGTAATATAATAGTAATGGGCACTTGCTCCGGCTTCGCTCATGCCGGCAAATCCGGCAATCGTCAAGCTTATATTATTGCTTTGCAAATTAAGAACGGTCACTTAAGAATAGCAGACCAAATACTATATCCCGGCCCGGAGCAATCACTCAGCGGACCTGTAATAGCCAATATCAGTAATGAAAAAATTATTTTAACCGACTATGTTGGAATAGGTGAATTTAAACAATCGGTCCCGGAATATGTGTAA
- a CDS encoding DUF3786 domain-containing protein, whose protein sequence is MALMNLKPAYAKAMKEFSRNTPEVMANNALVDFDQSGSFFVVPFLGGKYRVYYPGGNIECCAGDGEVKIDYKVVLLHYLTHCSPRDVENAKVSFKELPSGSIYVGPFTNRAIKPLVSIFAGNIEKMLEAAERLGGWKDSIGDVSVTVPVLPKIPITFVIWEGDDEFPPTGNVLFDTSAPSHLDTEDYALLPGLALWEMKRVAQI, encoded by the coding sequence ATGGCATTGATGAATTTAAAACCGGCTTACGCCAAGGCAATGAAGGAATTTTCTCGAAATACGCCGGAAGTAATGGCTAATAATGCTTTAGTCGATTTTGATCAGTCCGGTTCTTTTTTTGTGGTACCGTTTTTAGGCGGCAAGTATCGCGTATACTATCCCGGAGGTAATATAGAATGCTGTGCCGGTGACGGGGAAGTAAAAATTGATTATAAGGTAGTATTGTTGCATTATCTTACTCATTGCAGTCCCCGGGACGTGGAGAACGCCAAAGTGTCCTTTAAGGAATTGCCCAGTGGTTCTATATATGTTGGCCCCTTTACCAACCGGGCCATTAAACCTCTGGTATCTATATTTGCCGGCAATATTGAAAAAATGCTGGAAGCGGCGGAAAGACTTGGCGGATGGAAGGACAGCATTGGCGATGTGTCTGTAACGGTGCCGGTGTTGCCCAAGATACCGATTACTTTTGTTATATGGGAAGGGGATGATGAGTTTCCGCCTACGGGTAATGTTTTGTTTGATACTTCAGCACCCAGTCATCTGGACACTGAAGATTATGCTTTGTTGCCGGGACTGGCTCTGTGGGAGATGAAAAGAGTCGCCCAAATTTAA
- a CDS encoding acyl-CoA dehydrogenase — protein MDFSLTRDQKMIRDVVYEFAQQEIAPKAANIDKSGQFPVDIVQKLAEMDLMGLPFPEQYGGAGADYISYCLALEEITRACASTGLTYEAHISLGCAPIYLFGSEEQKRKYLSMLCSGESIGSFGLTEPEAGTDAGGTKTTATLNGDEWVINGSKCFITNAGYAKFVTITAVTDKSKGKRGISAIIVPTDTPGFTVRAGYEKMGLHGSNTTELFFDDVRVPKENLVGKENGGFKQFLQVLDGGRIAIGAMAVGITQACLDASLKYARERVQFGQSISKFQAIQFKLADIAASVEVARLTCLKAAWLKDNGLPCSKEAAIAKLYASEAATKAALEAIQIHGGYGYMKEFPVERYLRDAKLLEIGEGTSEVQRMVIARLLGC, from the coding sequence ATGGATTTTAGCTTAACCCGGGATCAAAAAATGATCAGGGATGTGGTATATGAGTTTGCTCAGCAGGAAATAGCCCCCAAAGCAGCGAATATTGATAAAAGCGGTCAGTTTCCTGTGGATATCGTTCAAAAATTAGCCGAAATGGATCTTATGGGCCTGCCGTTCCCTGAACAATACGGTGGGGCTGGTGCCGACTATATTAGTTATTGTCTTGCCCTGGAGGAAATCACCAGAGCGTGCGCGTCGACAGGGTTGACTTATGAGGCTCATATCTCTCTTGGTTGTGCGCCCATATATTTATTTGGCAGTGAAGAGCAAAAAAGGAAATACTTAAGCATGTTGTGCAGCGGGGAAAGCATAGGGTCATTCGGGCTTACCGAGCCCGAGGCCGGAACGGATGCCGGCGGTACTAAAACAACTGCGACGCTGAATGGTGATGAATGGGTGATTAATGGCAGTAAATGCTTTATTACCAATGCCGGCTACGCCAAATTTGTTACAATAACGGCGGTGACTGATAAAAGCAAAGGTAAGCGGGGAATTAGTGCTATAATAGTCCCCACTGATACACCCGGTTTCACTGTCAGAGCCGGTTATGAAAAGATGGGACTGCATGGGTCTAATACTACCGAATTATTTTTTGATGATGTGCGCGTGCCCAAAGAGAATTTGGTGGGTAAAGAGAATGGTGGTTTTAAGCAGTTTCTCCAGGTATTAGATGGAGGGCGTATTGCCATTGGCGCAATGGCTGTGGGAATCACCCAGGCTTGCCTGGATGCATCCCTAAAATATGCTCGGGAAAGGGTACAGTTTGGTCAGAGTATTTCAAAATTTCAAGCAATTCAGTTTAAATTAGCCGATATAGCGGCCAGTGTTGAGGTGGCACGGCTAACATGCTTGAAGGCGGCCTGGCTTAAGGATAATGGCCTTCCCTGTTCAAAAGAGGCGGCCATAGCCAAACTTTATGCATCGGAGGCGGCCACCAAAGCTGCTTTAGAGGCCATTCAAATTCATGGTGGTTATGGTTATATGAAGGAGTTCCCCGTGGAGAGGTATTTAAGAGATGCTAAACTACTCGAAATTGGTGAAGGCACTTCTGAAGTGCAGCGTATGGTTATAGCCCGGTTGCTGGGTTGTTGA
- a CDS encoding AMP-binding protein: MNAPQFEIGKVTIGQLVDLMAAELGDNLALVYHERGIRYNYREFRDICNQVAKGFMAMGIQKGENVSIWANNVCEWVLAQFGSAKMGAVLVTVNTNYRSFELEYLLKQSDSTTVILVHGVRQQNEYVNIMYELCPELKQCAPGQLNSARLPKLKNVIYIGDNKMPGMYNWSDLYELGRQVTDEELKARESSLHPDDVINMQYTSGTTGFPKGVMLTHTNISGNAFSMAECMKLTPDDCLCIPVPLFHCFGCVIGTMCCVVTGGAMAPVESFNAKKVLETVEVNRCTAVHGVPTMFIAELEEMEKNKYDTSSLRTGAMAGAPCPIEVMKSVVNKMGASEICITYGQTEASPGITNTRTTDPIELRVSTVGRALPNVEVKIVNPETGEEVPHGVQGELCTRGYHVMKGYYNMPEATAQAVDIEGWLHTGDLAVMDENSYCKITGRLKDMIIRGGENIYPREIEEFLYTNPKIKDIQVVGVPSRKYGEEVVAFIQLKPGETADEAEIKQFCGGKIARHKIPAFIIFIDEYPTTASGKIQKYKLRETATGILGREEDANIETA; this comes from the coding sequence ATGAATGCACCCCAGTTTGAAATTGGTAAAGTTACCATCGGGCAGCTGGTCGATTTAATGGCTGCTGAACTTGGTGATAATCTTGCCCTGGTATATCATGAACGGGGTATTCGATATAATTATCGGGAGTTCAGGGATATTTGCAATCAGGTTGCCAAAGGGTTTATGGCCATGGGCATACAAAAAGGGGAGAATGTTTCAATTTGGGCTAATAATGTATGTGAATGGGTGCTTGCTCAATTTGGCAGTGCCAAAATGGGCGCCGTTTTAGTTACGGTTAATACCAATTATCGCTCTTTTGAATTGGAATATCTATTAAAACAATCCGATTCAACCACTGTTATACTTGTGCATGGAGTTAGACAACAAAATGAGTATGTAAACATCATGTATGAATTATGTCCCGAGTTGAAACAATGCGCGCCTGGACAGTTAAACAGTGCCCGGTTGCCCAAGTTGAAAAATGTTATTTATATCGGAGATAATAAAATGCCCGGTATGTATAATTGGTCCGACCTTTATGAATTGGGCAGGCAAGTTACCGATGAAGAGCTTAAAGCCCGGGAGTCTTCGCTGCATCCGGATGATGTAATTAACATGCAATATACCTCGGGCACCACCGGCTTTCCCAAGGGGGTTATGCTTACCCACACAAATATCTCCGGCAACGCTTTCAGTATGGCGGAATGTATGAAGCTTACCCCGGATGATTGCTTGTGTATTCCGGTGCCCTTATTTCATTGTTTTGGTTGTGTAATAGGCACCATGTGTTGTGTGGTTACCGGTGGCGCTATGGCCCCGGTGGAGTCATTTAATGCTAAAAAAGTATTGGAAACTGTTGAGGTAAACAGGTGCACGGCAGTGCACGGTGTACCCACCATGTTCATAGCCGAATTGGAAGAGATGGAAAAGAATAAGTACGACACATCCTCCCTGCGTACCGGTGCTATGGCCGGCGCCCCCTGTCCCATTGAAGTTATGAAGTCCGTGGTAAATAAAATGGGAGCCAGTGAAATATGCATTACCTACGGACAAACCGAAGCATCTCCCGGTATTACCAATACTAGAACTACTGACCCCATTGAACTGCGGGTTAGTACGGTGGGTAGGGCGCTGCCCAATGTGGAAGTCAAGATTGTCAACCCGGAAACCGGCGAAGAAGTGCCGCATGGGGTACAAGGTGAACTTTGTACCAGGGGTTACCACGTTATGAAAGGGTATTATAATATGCCCGAGGCCACCGCTCAGGCTGTGGATATTGAAGGATGGCTGCATACCGGTGACCTGGCGGTCATGGACGAAAACAGTTACTGCAAAATAACGGGCAGATTAAAAGACATGATTATTCGTGGCGGCGAAAATATTTACCCGCGAGAAATAGAAGAATTTTTATACACTAATCCTAAGATTAAGGATATTCAGGTAGTAGGGGTGCCAAGCCGGAAGTATGGTGAAGAGGTGGTGGCGTTTATCCAGCTGAAGCCGGGTGAAACAGCAGATGAAGCGGAAATAAAGCAATTTTGCGGCGGCAAAATTGCTCGTCATAAAATACCTGCGTTTATTATATTTATAGATGAATATCCCACTACGGCCAGCGGTAAGATCCAAAAATACAAATTAAGAGAAACGGCAACCGGTATATTGGGCAGGGAAGAGGATGCGAATATAGAAACCGCATAA